The proteins below come from a single Bdellovibrionales bacterium genomic window:
- the mrdA gene encoding penicillin-binding protein 2: protein MSDYVNNPEEAKEYQPRYRLFYIAVACTFVLFSARLWYLQIITGNELREFSEKNRVKQNKITAPRGLLLDRNGKVLVENLPGFEAVLSPQYIENIDTMANTIGPILGMDAEKITQKVQKSRKQNGPFAQVRLKENLSREEVFRLKRIRLDTPGLEIRESIVRYYPLKEDGAQVFGYVAEISKRQIPLMNDLYKDVFAFEQGDIIGKSGLEETLERDIRGKDGLSFIQVDAHGRETVTATPNIYGEQIRDQEPIHGNNAVLTIDRDVQEAAYKSMTDNQRIGAAFAMKSNGEVLAWVSTPSFNPNDFSTGFAPNTWGKLINDPFKPLRNKVIQDFQAPGSTFKPLVAVAALNEKVVTPTTLVAAPGVFMFGRRPYHDSNRNGYGMITIFEAIERSSNVFFFKMGIALGVDKMFAYLNPLGIGQKTGIELSREVAGTMPNSEWKKTKYGEEWQPGENLSTAIGQGYVEVTPIQMAVAYNAIGTEGKVVKPFIVRKIIDQEGKVLKENFPQVVRDLTEDQKTGIKVNPANFKVVKEAMRRVANGDHGTARFWKIPGVPMAGKTGTAQVMNFSADQIYASCMARPIHMRHHGWFVAWAPAENPEITVAVLAEHSCHGNTGAAPIVRDIVQAYFQKYHPDVIEAGMKELHMKKATKINLPATTVEDE, encoded by the coding sequence ATGAGTGATTATGTAAATAACCCCGAAGAAGCCAAGGAGTATCAGCCCCGCTATAGATTGTTCTATATTGCGGTCGCTTGTACCTTTGTCCTCTTCTCTGCCCGCCTCTGGTATCTGCAAATCATTACCGGTAACGAGCTTCGTGAGTTCTCTGAAAAAAATCGTGTTAAGCAAAATAAAATCACCGCCCCTCGCGGTTTGTTGCTGGATCGTAACGGCAAAGTTCTAGTTGAAAATCTTCCGGGCTTTGAAGCGGTTCTTTCCCCGCAGTATATCGAGAACATCGACACGATGGCCAACACCATCGGTCCAATCCTTGGCATGGATGCGGAAAAGATCACTCAGAAAGTTCAAAAGAGCCGCAAACAAAACGGTCCTTTTGCGCAAGTTCGTTTGAAAGAAAATCTCAGCCGCGAAGAAGTATTCCGACTCAAACGTATCAGACTCGATACTCCAGGGCTTGAGATCCGCGAATCCATCGTTCGTTATTATCCTTTGAAAGAAGACGGCGCTCAGGTCTTCGGTTACGTGGCCGAGATTTCAAAACGTCAAATTCCTTTGATGAATGACCTTTACAAAGACGTCTTCGCCTTTGAACAAGGGGATATCATCGGTAAGAGCGGTCTCGAAGAGACTCTCGAGCGTGACATCCGCGGTAAAGACGGTTTGAGCTTCATTCAAGTGGATGCCCACGGTCGCGAAACAGTCACAGCAACGCCGAATATTTACGGCGAGCAAATCCGTGACCAAGAACCAATCCACGGTAATAACGCCGTTTTGACCATCGACCGCGATGTTCAAGAAGCCGCTTACAAGTCGATGACGGACAATCAACGTATTGGTGCGGCCTTTGCGATGAAATCCAACGGCGAAGTTCTGGCTTGGGTCAGCACTCCGTCTTTTAATCCGAATGACTTCTCGACGGGTTTTGCTCCGAATACTTGGGGAAAACTTATTAACGATCCGTTCAAACCTCTGCGCAATAAAGTGATTCAAGACTTCCAAGCGCCGGGTTCTACTTTTAAACCACTTGTTGCGGTGGCGGCTTTGAATGAAAAAGTCGTGACGCCGACCACACTCGTGGCAGCCCCAGGCGTTTTCATGTTCGGCCGCCGTCCTTATCATGACAGCAATCGTAACGGTTACGGCATGATCACGATCTTTGAAGCGATCGAAAGAAGCTCGAACGTATTCTTCTTTAAAATGGGTATCGCGTTGGGCGTTGATAAGATGTTTGCGTACCTGAATCCTCTCGGTATCGGTCAAAAAACCGGCATCGAGCTTTCGCGCGAAGTGGCCGGCACCATGCCGAACTCCGAGTGGAAGAAAACAAAGTATGGCGAAGAATGGCAACCGGGTGAAAACTTAAGCACAGCGATCGGTCAAGGTTACGTCGAGGTGACGCCGATTCAGATGGCCGTTGCTTATAACGCCATCGGCACTGAAGGTAAAGTTGTAAAGCCATTCATCGTTCGTAAAATCATCGACCAAGAAGGAAAAGTTTTGAAAGAAAACTTCCCACAGGTCGTGCGTGATTTGACCGAAGATCAAAAAACCGGCATTAAAGTAAATCCTGCGAACTTTAAAGTCGTGAAAGAGGCCATGAGACGCGTGGCCAACGGTGATCATGGTACTGCCCGCTTCTGGAAAATCCCAGGCGTGCCGATGGCCGGTAAAACCGGGACGGCGCAGGTTATGAACTTCTCGGCGGATCAAATCTACGCCAGCTGTATGGCGCGCCCTATTCACATGCGCCATCACGGTTGGTTCGTGGCGTGGGCTCCTGCTGAAAATCCAGAAATCACAGTCGCTGTTCTTGCTGAACACTCGTGCCACGGTAATACGGGGGCGGCTCCGATTGTTCGCGACATCGTACAAGCTTACTTCCAAAAATATCATCCAGATGTGATCGAAGCCGGCATGAAAGAGCTTCACATGAAGAAGGCCACGAAGATCAATTTACCGGCAACGACCGTGGAGGACGAATAA
- the rodA gene encoding rod shape-determining protein RodA — MDFSIHVEERTIFKRLDLNFILVIFALNVIGLINLYSATHGPHSRDVEPLFISQFVWLGIGWSVFFVCTLLDYAIVARLAIWVFILNFGALLYTTFFGTVALGAQRWIDLGFFRYQPSETMKLALIMLMAKILATRNSAGAGMGLKELAVPMIVLLVPFGLVVEQPDLGTGMMLAAIGGSMILFTKVKKWILALVITLVVVTVPVAWQFGLRDYQKNRILTFIDPTNDRRGTGYNSIQSKIAVGSGRFLGKGFRKGTQSQLEFLPERHTDFIYSVLSEEHGFVGSMMTMGLFCMLFILGLRIAMNARDKFGALLSVGVLCYVFWHMFVNIGMVIGLLPIVGVPLPLLSYGGSSMLTTMAGLGLISSVAYRRYLF, encoded by the coding sequence ATGGATTTCTCAATACACGTCGAAGAGAGAACGATATTTAAGCGCCTCGATTTGAATTTTATCCTCGTGATTTTTGCGCTGAATGTGATTGGCTTAATCAATCTGTACAGCGCAACCCACGGACCTCACTCTCGTGATGTCGAGCCGCTCTTTATTTCTCAGTTCGTATGGCTCGGAATCGGCTGGAGCGTGTTTTTCGTTTGTACGCTTCTCGACTATGCCATCGTGGCCCGTTTAGCGATTTGGGTCTTTATCCTGAATTTCGGCGCGCTCCTCTATACCACATTCTTCGGAACCGTCGCTTTGGGCGCGCAACGTTGGATCGACTTGGGCTTTTTCCGCTATCAGCCGTCTGAAACGATGAAGCTGGCACTGATCATGTTGATGGCAAAAATCCTTGCGACCCGCAATAGCGCCGGCGCCGGGATGGGTCTTAAGGAACTCGCCGTTCCAATGATCGTCCTGTTGGTGCCGTTTGGTCTCGTTGTTGAGCAGCCGGACTTGGGAACCGGGATGATGCTGGCGGCAATCGGTGGCTCGATGATCCTTTTCACTAAAGTTAAAAAATGGATCTTGGCTCTTGTGATTACCTTGGTGGTCGTCACCGTTCCCGTCGCTTGGCAGTTTGGTCTGCGTGACTATCAGAAGAACCGTATCTTGACGTTTATCGATCCGACGAATGACCGCCGCGGTACCGGTTACAACAGTATTCAATCTAAGATCGCCGTCGGTTCGGGCCGTTTCTTGGGTAAAGGCTTCCGTAAAGGAACTCAGTCGCAGCTCGAGTTCTTGCCGGAACGTCACACCGACTTTATTTATTCCGTATTGAGTGAAGAGCATGGTTTTGTCGGCAGCATGATGACCATGGGTCTTTTCTGTATGTTATTTATCCTCGGCTTGCGGATCGCCATGAATGCCCGGGATAAATTCGGAGCGCTGTTGTCAGTTGGCGTTCTTTGTTACGTCTTCTGGCATATGTTCGTGAATATTGGTATGGTGATAGGACTCTTGCCGATCGTAGGGGTTCCGTTACCGCTGCTTTCATATGGTGGTTCGAGCATGCTCACCACCATGGCTGGCTTGGGATTAATCTCGAGTGTGGCCTACAGAAGATATCTGTTTTAA
- the mdtD gene encoding multidrug transporter subunit MdtD produces MATSSSKKTSVSSSSLLWLVAVGFFMETLDSTIVNTALPSMAKSLGESPLSMHSVIIAYSLTLAVLIPASGWVADRFGIRKAFFAAILIFSTGSVLCALSQTLSQIVASRILQGVGGCMLMPIGRLAVLRAFPGAGFLPAISFVTIPGLVGPLIGPTLGGWLVEVASWHWIFLINIPIGIVGLIATHYVMRGFPAEHPKEKFDFAGFLRLSFFMVAISLALDGSTELHFANGTILVLIVFGLASLISYVFHAYRNKDAIFSLELFNVRTYSIGLAGNFFARLGSSGMPFLIPLLLQINLEYSPFQAGLMMIPIAASGIFAKRFATYWITLWGYRRFLIGNTIAVGIMIASFFWIRDDQNFWGRLIQLSVFGFVNSLQFTAMNTVTLKDIEKGRTASGNSLFSMVQMLAMSFAVAFAGLLLNSFLQYYGGAQAEGASLKAFHATFVCMGLFTCSSAWIFWQLAPDLNATPKEPRSLEVV; encoded by the coding sequence ATGGCGACCTCTTCTTCGAAAAAAACTTCTGTCTCTTCCAGTTCCCTTTTGTGGCTCGTTGCTGTCGGCTTCTTTATGGAGACCCTGGATTCAACGATCGTCAATACAGCACTCCCCTCGATGGCCAAAAGCTTAGGCGAAAGCCCTCTGTCGATGCACTCGGTGATCATTGCTTACTCACTGACTTTGGCGGTGCTGATTCCGGCTTCAGGCTGGGTCGCCGATCGCTTCGGTATTAGGAAAGCATTTTTTGCCGCGATTTTAATTTTCAGTACGGGCTCGGTCCTTTGCGCGCTATCTCAAACACTGTCGCAGATCGTGGCGTCGCGGATTCTTCAAGGTGTCGGCGGTTGTATGCTGATGCCGATTGGCCGGCTCGCCGTTTTGCGTGCATTCCCGGGCGCGGGATTTTTACCGGCCATTAGTTTTGTCACGATCCCAGGGCTCGTCGGGCCACTGATCGGCCCGACTCTAGGAGGCTGGCTCGTTGAGGTTGCTTCATGGCACTGGATTTTTCTGATCAATATTCCGATTGGCATCGTTGGCCTGATCGCCACTCATTATGTGATGCGCGGATTTCCGGCGGAGCATCCGAAAGAGAAATTCGATTTTGCGGGATTCTTACGCCTGTCCTTTTTCATGGTGGCGATTTCCCTGGCGCTTGACGGCTCCACCGAGCTTCACTTTGCCAACGGCACGATCCTGGTGCTAATTGTCTTTGGCCTTGCAAGTTTGATCTCTTATGTCTTTCACGCCTATCGCAATAAAGATGCGATTTTCTCGCTGGAACTCTTTAACGTGCGAACCTATAGCATCGGCCTTGCCGGGAATTTCTTTGCACGCTTAGGCTCGAGCGGGATGCCGTTTTTGATTCCACTGCTTTTACAGATCAACCTAGAATACTCGCCATTTCAGGCGGGTCTAATGATGATTCCGATTGCCGCTTCGGGGATTTTTGCCAAACGTTTTGCGACCTATTGGATCACCCTTTGGGGTTACCGCCGCTTCCTGATCGGCAATACGATTGCTGTCGGTATTATGATCGCAAGCTTCTTCTGGATCCGCGATGATCAGAACTTCTGGGGACGTTTGATTCAGCTTTCAGTCTTTGGCTTTGTCAACTCACTGCAATTCACAGCGATGAATACGGTGACTCTGAAAGACATTGAAAAAGGCCGTACTGCCAGCGGTAATAGTCTGTTTTCTATGGTGCAGATGCTGGCGATGAGCTTTGCCGTCGCCTTTGCCGGCTTATTGTTGAATTCCTTCCTGCAATACTATGGCGGCGCTCAAGCCGAGGGGGCCTCTCTGAAGGCCTTCCACGCCACTTTCGTGTGTATGGGGCTTTTCACCTGCAGTTCAGCATGGATTTTCTGGCAATTGGCTCCGGACCTCAATGCCACACCGAAAGAACCCCGCAGCCTAGAAGTGGTTTAA
- a CDS encoding M4 family metallopeptidase, translating to MKFSHLLAVGMTFAALSANAGDIIIYEAGSFNPLSGVTNNGNLVLVNGQKAGSLLKRVFVSDDAKLANKNITLVRDFYNQEFGRNSYDGKGASITAVVKVGRGPVSLLRVLGLDQNAAWDTSGKRFLFGTGEAGTLNNFTGAVDVIAHEYTHAVIETTSKLDANGQSGALNEHVADVFGQYIQVKTGNGANDFLIGETVLGDDLKQKIAAKYGFTPKGLRDMLNPQLSVPPQPTAMKDIPSALGPNCKPTADNDKCGVHLLNGIPNRAISLAVQKLGWDKVAHVIYKVMTERLPKNAQFSTYASETMSECGRQLSTSDCAAFDASFKAVGL from the coding sequence ATGAAATTTTCGCATTTACTTGCGGTGGGGATGACTTTTGCCGCTTTGTCTGCAAATGCAGGCGATATCATTATTTATGAAGCTGGTAGCTTCAATCCACTCTCTGGGGTGACTAACAACGGTAACTTAGTACTGGTGAACGGCCAAAAAGCCGGTTCGCTTTTAAAGCGCGTTTTCGTCAGTGACGATGCGAAGCTTGCGAACAAAAACATCACATTGGTTCGCGATTTCTATAATCAAGAATTCGGCCGTAACTCTTACGATGGAAAAGGGGCAAGCATCACAGCGGTTGTTAAAGTCGGCCGTGGTCCTGTCAGCCTTTTGCGCGTTCTTGGTCTTGACCAAAATGCTGCTTGGGACACAAGCGGTAAGAGATTCCTTTTCGGGACTGGTGAAGCCGGGACTTTGAATAACTTCACAGGCGCCGTAGATGTGATTGCTCACGAATACACGCATGCAGTTATCGAGACGACTTCGAAGCTCGATGCGAACGGCCAGTCTGGTGCTTTGAACGAGCACGTTGCAGACGTTTTCGGTCAATACATCCAAGTCAAAACTGGGAACGGTGCTAACGACTTCTTGATCGGTGAAACAGTTCTTGGCGACGATTTGAAACAAAAAATTGCTGCGAAATATGGTTTCACGCCAAAAGGTCTTCGTGACATGTTGAACCCTCAATTGAGCGTTCCACCACAACCAACGGCAATGAAGGACATCCCTTCAGCTTTGGGTCCTAACTGTAAACCAACTGCTGACAACGATAAGTGCGGCGTTCACTTGCTAAACGGTATTCCAAACCGCGCGATCTCTTTGGCAGTTCAGAAATTGGGCTGGGATAAAGTGGCTCATGTTATCTATAAAGTGATGACTGAGAGACTTCCTAAGAATGCTCAGTTCTCTACTTACGCAAGTGAGACGATGAGCGAATGTGGTCGTCAATTGAGCACTTCTGACTGTGCTGCTTTTGATGCTTCATTCAAAGCAGTTGGTCTGTAA
- a CDS encoding alpha/beta hydrolase, whose translation MSSFTTKNDVKMFYKDWGHGQPMVFSHGWPLTADAWDNQMLFFLEKGFRVIAHDRRGHGRSSQTWNDNTMDQFADDLAELIEELDLQDIILVGHSTGGGEVTRYIGRHGTDRVAKLVLVGAIPPLMLKTDKNPGGLPIEAFDDLRKLTADNRSQFFLDLTQNFYGFNRQGAKMNEGLKESFWLQSMMGSIKAEYDCIKEFSESDFNEDLKKIDVPTLIIHGDDDQIVPIGASAMMSSKIIPGAQLKVYPGAPHGLAQTLPDKFNADVFEFIGEPSRVTAGKSQQRRPEETRPSQRH comes from the coding sequence ATGAGTTCATTCACAACCAAGAACGACGTTAAAATGTTTTACAAGGACTGGGGTCACGGACAGCCCATGGTATTTTCTCATGGTTGGCCCCTGACAGCAGATGCCTGGGACAATCAAATGCTTTTTTTCCTCGAAAAAGGTTTTCGTGTGATTGCGCATGACCGTCGCGGCCACGGGCGAAGCTCGCAAACTTGGAATGACAATACCATGGATCAGTTTGCCGACGACTTGGCGGAGCTTATCGAAGAGCTGGACTTGCAGGATATCATTCTTGTCGGGCATTCCACAGGGGGCGGCGAAGTCACGCGCTACATCGGCCGTCATGGCACGGATCGAGTTGCAAAACTTGTTTTGGTCGGCGCCATCCCTCCATTGATGCTAAAAACAGATAAAAACCCAGGCGGTTTGCCAATAGAGGCCTTCGATGATCTCCGAAAACTGACAGCGGACAACCGCTCGCAATTCTTTTTAGATCTCACCCAGAATTTTTACGGCTTCAACCGTCAAGGTGCAAAAATGAATGAAGGTTTAAAAGAATCTTTTTGGTTGCAGAGTATGATGGGCTCCATCAAAGCCGAATATGATTGCATTAAAGAATTCTCAGAATCTGACTTCAATGAAGATTTAAAGAAAATCGATGTTCCTACTTTAATCATCCACGGCGATGATGATCAGATCGTACCCATCGGAGCTTCGGCGATGATGTCATCGAAAATCATTCCCGGAGCCCAATTAAAGGTCTATCCAGGAGCCCCTCATGGTCTGGCGCAGACCCTGCCTGACAAATTCAATGCGGACGTCTTCGAATTTATCGGCGAACCTTCTCGCGTGACTGCAGGCAAAAGCCAGCAGCGGCGTCCTGAAGAAACACGTCCTTCGCAACGTCACTAA
- a CDS encoding lytic transglycosylase domain-containing protein, with protein sequence MKTKQFTKWSFVIISAFTLSFYVENLFAAYDDHAGQGEISSATVSRLVHARELLGSSYEGSLAEKSASMPSVTNFVYTTFQEKLDGKWKKYAANLSATIISESERFGIDPIFVMAVIQTESQFDPTIIGSFGEIGLMQIKPDTAKWIAQKQGIAWKGKSTLKNPVMNVRIGIAYMSFLRKNFSGAARHYVAAYNMGPANVRKLASQSIQPKEYSSRVMTNYNQIYGMLVKVDAVAKL encoded by the coding sequence ATGAAAACAAAGCAATTTACAAAATGGAGTTTTGTCATCATCTCAGCGTTCACGTTGTCTTTCTATGTTGAGAATCTTTTCGCCGCTTACGACGACCATGCTGGTCAAGGCGAAATTTCAAGCGCTACTGTCAGCAGACTCGTGCACGCCCGTGAACTCTTGGGTTCTTCCTATGAAGGCAGCCTCGCCGAAAAGAGCGCTTCTATGCCTTCAGTCACGAACTTCGTCTATACGACTTTCCAAGAAAAGCTCGACGGCAAATGGAAGAAGTACGCTGCAAACTTGAGCGCAACGATCATCTCTGAAAGCGAAAGATTCGGCATCGACCCCATCTTTGTCATGGCCGTGATCCAAACAGAGAGCCAATTCGATCCAACAATTATTGGCAGCTTCGGCGAAATCGGCCTCATGCAGATTAAACCTGACACTGCTAAGTGGATCGCGCAAAAGCAAGGCATCGCTTGGAAGGGCAAAAGCACTCTAAAAAACCCAGTAATGAATGTGCGCATCGGCATTGCCTACATGTCTTTCTTGAGAAAGAACTTCTCAGGCGCGGCTCGCCACTACGTGGCGGCTTACAACATGGGCCCGGCGAATGTGCGCAAGCTCGCATCGCAGTCGATCCAACCGAAGGAATATTCAAGCCGCGTGATGACGAATTATAACCAGATCTATGGCATGCTCGTGAAAGTGGACGCTGTCGCGAAACTCTAG
- the trxA gene encoding thioredoxin, with translation MGTFTKPVTDGSFESDVLNSNTPVLVDFWAEWCGPCRALGPKLEEVAQEFGAKVKVVKLNVDENPGTPGKYGIRGIPAMLLFKDGKEVGQLVGNHPKDAIVDFLSKNS, from the coding sequence ATGGGTACTTTTACAAAACCTGTTACAGACGGATCTTTCGAAAGTGACGTACTAAATTCTAACACACCTGTATTGGTGGATTTCTGGGCTGAATGGTGTGGCCCTTGTCGCGCATTGGGACCAAAGCTTGAAGAAGTAGCGCAAGAGTTCGGCGCGAAAGTAAAAGTTGTAAAATTGAACGTTGATGAAAACCCAGGCACGCCTGGCAAATACGGCATCCGCGGTATTCCAGCGATGTTGCTTTTCAAAGACGGCAAAGAGGTCGGTCAGTTGGTAGGGAACCACCCGAAAGACGCGATCGTGGATTTCTTGTCGAAGAATTCGTAG
- the lptF gene encoding LPS export ABC transporter permease LptF has protein sequence MFSIFRGKKAAQYIFFEMLPSFILGLVVFVSIILMFQVLRLTEFALIHGVDMKTIAEIVGYVCISMLPALLPMSLLFAIILTYGRLSSDSEVVAMKASGLHMGMILSPAVILGLLVGVLSAQTSFEIAPWGNRQFEILYSRLGSSKAAVAIKEGTFSEGFFDMVVYANKVDSDKGLLENVFIYDERDPTAPLTIIAKHGAIIPDPKSPGHNVLLRLDDGDIHRKTTTHTKIKFDTYDIRLVDPIQENIREKSAQSLTLNELREILNNKELKPEDERTFRTEFHKRWAISILCVVFALIGVGLGTTTNKRAAKTSGMILCIGVIIGYWVLYVTLEGMARNGQLPPALAVWTPIVLFTGIGFETLRRNWN, from the coding sequence ATGTTCAGTATCTTTCGTGGTAAAAAAGCAGCTCAGTACATTTTCTTCGAGATGTTACCTAGTTTTATTCTGGGCCTGGTCGTTTTCGTTTCCATTATCTTGATGTTCCAAGTCCTGCGCCTGACTGAATTTGCCCTGATCCATGGCGTGGACATGAAAACAATTGCTGAAATTGTAGGCTACGTCTGCATCTCGATGCTCCCGGCCCTGCTGCCGATGAGCCTTCTTTTTGCCATCATCCTCACCTATGGACGCCTGAGCAGTGACTCGGAAGTCGTGGCGATGAAAGCTTCGGGTCTCCACATGGGAATGATTTTGAGTCCCGCCGTGATCCTCGGCCTTTTGGTCGGAGTTCTCTCGGCCCAAACTTCGTTTGAGATTGCGCCTTGGGGAAACCGTCAGTTCGAGATTCTCTACTCCCGCCTGGGCAGCAGTAAGGCGGCGGTTGCGATCAAAGAAGGAACTTTCTCTGAAGGCTTCTTCGATATGGTCGTGTACGCCAACAAAGTCGATTCCGACAAGGGCCTGCTGGAGAATGTTTTCATTTACGATGAGCGCGATCCAACGGCGCCACTGACGATTATCGCCAAGCACGGCGCCATTATTCCGGACCCAAAATCACCGGGGCACAACGTGTTGCTACGCTTAGACGACGGCGATATTCACCGTAAAACGACGACGCATACTAAAATCAAATTCGACACCTACGATATCCGCCTCGTCGACCCGATTCAGGAGAATATCCGCGAGAAATCAGCTCAGTCGCTGACTTTGAATGAGTTGCGCGAAATCTTGAACAATAAAGAGCTTAAGCCCGAAGACGAGCGCACGTTCCGAACGGAATTTCACAAGCGCTGGGCGATTTCTATCCTCTGCGTTGTGTTTGCCTTGATTGGCGTGGGCCTTGGCACAACCACCAACAAGCGTGCGGCGAAGACCAGCGGTATGATTTTGTGTATTGGCGTTATTATCGGTTATTGGGTGCTCTACGTGACTCTCGAGGGCATGGCTCGCAACGGTCAATTGCCACCGGCCCTCGCCGTCTGGACGCCGATAGTGCTGTTTACCGGCATCGGCTTTGAAACTCTCCGCCGAAATTGGAATTAA
- a CDS encoding DNA-protecting protein DprA: MDKLIHLSLIQKNIRCLQAFRRLREYLSSQVVETSDLRNYLKNEEPFFFKEFCERSEVLKRESEEIARLKNFGVNFTYMGEPMYPLSFSGMPGAPVFLSFLGHASWLWGGAIAVVGSRDTTQASHLWMEESFAEFLRHEKPVVVSGGARGIDQMAHRLAIRNNCSTVAVLPSGLGRIYPQMFESWQKAIIDGGGCLLSEYAYDEKMQKHFFHDRNRLIAGLGAVTLLVEAKRRSGSLLTAHKTLQLGKSVLVVPGHPCENSHLGNLDLLSEGATPIRDAEDLRMYYRSELNMSPRVGPMASEYEL, from the coding sequence ATGGACAAACTTATACATCTGAGCCTTATTCAAAAAAACATTCGTTGCCTGCAAGCCTTTCGCCGTTTGCGGGAATATTTATCATCTCAAGTTGTTGAAACCTCAGACCTCAGAAATTACTTGAAGAACGAAGAGCCCTTTTTCTTTAAGGAATTTTGCGAGCGAAGCGAAGTTCTCAAGCGCGAATCTGAGGAGATTGCGCGACTGAAAAACTTCGGCGTGAATTTCACTTACATGGGAGAGCCGATGTATCCCTTGAGTTTTTCGGGAATGCCCGGTGCACCGGTTTTTCTGAGCTTTCTCGGTCATGCTTCTTGGTTGTGGGGCGGGGCGATCGCCGTGGTTGGCAGCCGTGACACCACTCAAGCCTCGCATCTGTGGATGGAGGAAAGCTTTGCCGAGTTCCTTCGCCACGAAAAACCGGTGGTCGTCAGCGGCGGGGCGCGGGGAATTGATCAGATGGCGCATCGCCTGGCAATCCGTAACAACTGCTCGACGGTGGCGGTGCTGCCTTCGGGCTTGGGGCGGATTTATCCCCAGATGTTTGAATCCTGGCAAAAGGCGATCATCGATGGTGGCGGCTGCTTGCTCAGTGAATACGCCTATGATGAGAAAATGCAGAAACACTTCTTTCATGATCGCAACCGGCTGATTGCGGGGCTTGGAGCCGTCACTTTGCTGGTTGAAGCCAAACGCCGCAGCGGGAGTTTGCTGACAGCCCACAAAACGCTGCAACTCGGAAAGAGTGTTCTCGTCGTTCCGGGCCATCCTTGCGAGAATTCCCACTTAGGAAATCTTGATTTATTGAGTGAAGGGGCGACTCCGATCCGCGATGCCGAGGATTTGCGCATGTATTATCGAAGTGAGCTCAACATGTCGCCGAGGGTTGGTCCTATGGCTAGTGAGTATGAACTGTAG
- a CDS encoding TetR/AcrR family transcriptional regulator, with protein MNQGRKKKTKIQVKSPTQERSKQTVSAILEACARIIAREGYFAVTTDKIAVEAGVSIGSLYQFFGNKESVVSALIKQLIDDDRQYFFTHMQPYDSLPPSEKIPKMIEIGFEIYRQQPELRAALQAVRLYLTEQDYLTQSRRIFTEFVRTHLCHIQPPRDKEKVSYIAVTAFLSIMNSTMHDSPELVKDQSLIDELILMFRKYLELN; from the coding sequence ATGAATCAAGGCCGTAAGAAAAAAACTAAAATCCAAGTAAAATCACCGACTCAGGAACGGTCTAAACAAACTGTTTCCGCCATTCTCGAAGCTTGTGCTCGTATTATTGCACGGGAAGGATACTTCGCGGTGACGACTGACAAGATTGCAGTCGAAGCTGGAGTGAGCATCGGTTCACTGTATCAATTCTTCGGCAACAAAGAATCGGTTGTTTCCGCTCTGATTAAACAACTTATTGACGATGACCGTCAGTATTTCTTCACTCACATGCAACCTTACGACAGCTTGCCACCGAGTGAGAAAATTCCAAAAATGATCGAGATCGGCTTTGAGATCTATCGTCAGCAGCCAGAATTGCGTGCAGCTCTTCAAGCGGTGCGCCTGTATCTGACAGAGCAGGATTACCTGACTCAATCTCGCCGTATCTTTACTGAGTTTGTTCGCACTCACCTCTGCCACATTCAGCCACCGCGCGATAAAGAAAAAGTTTCTTACATCGCTGTGACGGCTTTCTTAAGCATTATGAACAGCACGATGCACGACTCTCCGGAGCTCGTGAAGGACCAGAGCCTCATCGATGAGCTGATTTTGATGTTTAGAAAATATCTCGAGTTGAACTAA